The stretch of DNA CGCCCTCTTCTGTGGGCACGGTCGGCTCGGTCGACCCGTCGAGCTCGTCGAGGCGCTCACGGACCTCGTCGACCATGTCCCGCTGGCGCGCCAGGTAGCGGCGGCTGATCAGCTCGCGCTCGGGGTGGGTCGCCAGCCAGCCGGTCCCGGCCCGCACGAGCTTGTCCACCTCGTCGGAGCTGACCCAGTAGTGCTTCCCGCCGTCGAGCACGGGCACCAGCACGTAGAGGTGGTTGAGCGCCTCGCTGAGGGTGAACGACCCGGTGAGCGTGACCGCGCAGAAGTCGGAGTCTCCCCAGGCAGGAATCTCGGGGTCGAGCATGATCGGCTCCGCCGCGACCGTCCAGCCGAGCGGCTCGAACATCCGGGTCACGAGGTCGACGCCGCCAGGCATGGTCGGCACCTCGATGCGCAGGTCCAGCGGCTGGTCGACGAGCTCCGGCCGCGGCTTGCACTGGCCGTTCAGGGCGCTGCGGAACACCTTGCCCATCGCCACCGACAGCAGCGACGTCGCGGCGTACGGCCGGTCGTTCACGTACTGCGCGAGCGAGAACCCCTCGTTCCGCCCGCGTCGCCCGCGCACCAGGCCGATGGGGTCGACCTCGAGCACCAGCGCGACGGTGCAGCGCTCGGGCGAGACCTCGGGGTACAGGACCGTCGCCGTCCCGCCGTAGACGTCGAACGTCTGCACGCGGTCGGGGTGCTTGTGCAGCAGGTAGCCCAGGTCGCTCGCAT from Aeromicrobium phoceense encodes:
- a CDS encoding 3' terminal RNA ribose 2'-O-methyltransferase Hen1, yielding MLLTITATRSETLADASDLGYLLHKHPDRVQTFDVYGGTATVLYPEVSPERCTVALVLEVDPIGLVRGRRGRNEGFSLAQYVNDRPYAATSLLSVAMGKVFRSALNGQCKPRPELVDQPLDLRIEVPTMPGGVDLVTRMFEPLGWTVAAEPIMLDPEIPAWGDSDFCAVTLTGSFTLSEALNHLYVLVPVLDGGKHYWVSSDEVDKLVRAGTGWLATHPERELISRRYLARQRDMVDEVRERLDELDGSTEPTVPTEEGEPPLVRLRHDAVIEQVERLRPGSVLDLGCGQGALLRRLLETQGVERVVGTEVSASSLDVASKRLHVDRMTERQADRLDLWLSSLQYQDSRLVGFDLAVLMEVVEHVDEDRLPAVVANVFGFMRPGSVVVTTPNSEYNALYPALAAGGFRHVDHRFEWSRGEFAAWSDGVAARYGYTVECSGVGAEDPERGTPTQLAVFRRAEEVAA